CCAGGTGCAGCGCGCGTACGACGTCCAGGCCCGCGCTGTCGGTGAAGAGCCGGAACTGCGCGCCCGGCCGCGGGTTGAAGTCGAGCAGGTGGAAGTCCCCGCCCGTGCCGCCGCGCCGGAAGTCGAGGTCCAGGATGCCGCGGTAGCCCAGCGCGCCGGTCAGCCGCTCGGCGAGCACCCGCACCCGCGGATCGGGCCGCCAGTGGCCCACCGCGGTCAGCCCCGCACCACGCGGCCAGGACCGCTCCTTGACGCCGGTGCCACCCGCGCGCAGCGCACCGCGGCGGTCGGCGTACCCGTGGAAGAACCAGTCCCCGTCCGGCCCCGGCGGCAGGAACTCCTGGAGCAGCAGCCGGCTGCCCGCCTCCTCGGACCGCAGGAACAGCTCGCGGGCCTCCCGCGGCGAGCGCACCACCACCGTGCTGCGCAGCCCGCCCTCCGTCGGCAGCAGCCAGGGCCGGCTCCACTTGGCGACCACCGGCAGCCCGAGCCGCCAGGCCATCGCGTCCGCCTGCGCCGCGCTCTCCGGGACCAGCGTCACCGGATGCGGCACGCCCACGGCCGCGCACACCTCGGCCAGTTCCGCCTTGTCCGCGAGCCGTTCGGCGAGCCGGCCGGGCTGCTGCGGCAGCAGATAGGAGGGGGCCAGCTCCTCGCCCAGCACGCCCACCGCGATGGCGCTCGCGTCGTCCATGGGGATCAGCACGGCCGGGTGCGGGATCCGGGCGGCCACCCGGCGCAGCACTGCGGCGATGTCACCCGGCGAGGCCCCCGGGGGCGGCGGGGGATGCAACTGCCGTACGAAGCGGGACGTGCGCACCGGGCTTCCCGCGCAGTCGGCGACCACGTGCACGTCCACGCCCGCCCTGCCGAGCGAGCGCACGGCACCCAGCGTGCCGTGGTGAAAGGGATTCCGGTCGGTCCGCACCAGCACGGCGGGGACTCGGGTGTCGAACTGCGACACGGGCCATTCCTT
Above is a window of Streptomyces griseorubiginosus DNA encoding:
- a CDS encoding ATP-grasp domain-containing protein, whose translation is MSQFDTRVPAVLVRTDRNPFHHGTLGAVRSLGRAGVDVHVVADCAGSPVRTSRFVRQLHPPPPPGASPGDIAAVLRRVAARIPHPAVLIPMDDASAIAVGVLGEELAPSYLLPQQPGRLAERLADKAELAEVCAAVGVPHPVTLVPESAAQADAMAWRLGLPVVAKWSRPWLLPTEGGLRSTVVVRSPREARELFLRSEEAGSRLLLQEFLPPGPDGDWFFHGYADRRGALRAGGTGVKERSWPRGAGLTAVGHWRPDPRVRVLAERLTGALGYRGILDLDFRRGGTGGDFHLLDFNPRPGAQFRLFTDSAGLDVVRALHLDLTHRPLPDGVALPGRAFVVENYAPLTALRPAPARRELAWHAADDRGPGWMMWALWARHVSRRLLERVRRLCVRRRQRTAAQVIRQGSAPVASLTDLPRLTDPTGPEELTGLSDLPGDERAGSR